The Candidatus Methylomirabilota bacterium nucleotide sequence ATCTCCTCCCAGCGGGCGAGGTCCGACGCGCGCTGGGGCAAACCGAGGAGCCGCAGCACGCTCTCGTCCAGCCCTTGCTCGTGGAAGGCCAGCGGCACCTCGTAGATCGTGTCCACGTCGCGCGCCGCCACCACCGCCTCCTCCTCCACGTCGCAGAAGAGCGCGATCTTGGACTTGATCGACGGGGTCAGCGGATGCTCCTTGTCGGTGCGGCACAGGAGAACATCGGGCTGTATACCGATCGCGCGCAGCTCCTTCACCGAGTGCTGGGTGGCCTTGGTCTTGAGCTCGGACGCCGCCTGGATGAACGGCACCAGGGTCAGGTGCACGTAAATCACGTGCTCCTTGCCCACGTCCTTCTTGAACTGACGGATCGCCTCGAGGAAGGGCAGGCCCTCGATGTCACCCACTGTGCCGCCCACCTCGACGATCACCACGTCGACACCCGCGGAGACCTTCCGGATCGACGCCTTGATCTGGTCGGTGATGTGCGGGATCACCTGAACGGTCCGCCCGAGGTAGTCGCCCCGCCGCTCGCGCTCGATCACGGTGCCGTAGATCTTGCCCGTCGTCATGTTGTTGTCGCGCGTCATGCGTGCCGAGGTGAAGCGCTCGTAGTGCCCGAGGTCGAGGTCGGTCTCGCCGCCGTCGTCGGTGACGAAGACCTCGCCGTGCTGATAGGGACTCATGGTCCCGGCGTCCACGTTGATGTACGGGTCGAGCTTGAGCAGCGTCACCCGGAAGCCTCGGGCCTCCAGCAGCGAGCCGATGGATGCCGCCGCCAGACCCTTGCCGAGGGACGAGATCACCCCTCCCGTCACGAACACGAATTTCGGCGTCACGCGGACTCTCCTTTCCGATGTCGGGCACGTTCGCGCTGCAGGTAGCGCGCCTCCTCGGCCGCCGTCCCGCCGTCAAGGCGGAGATCGCGGAGGGCTTCGAGCATCTTGCCGAGGGCGGGCCCTCGGGGGATACCCGCGGCGATCAGGCTCATCGCGTCGAGGCTCGGCTTGACGTGCCGGCCCTCGCGGAGGAACCACTGCAGTCGCCGCCGGGCCGCGGGTGTGGCGACGAGCCACGCGGCCAGCACCGTCTGCGCGTGGCCCCCGCGGGCGGCGGCCGCCACGGCGCTCGCGGGCAGTCCCGGCGTCGTGAGGCGGGCGGCCAGGCGGGGGCCGCGCGCCAGTGCCTCGGCGAGGCGCGTCCCGCGCCCCCCGCCCCAGCCGAGCCGCGTCAGCGCGCGGCGCCCGACGCCGGGCGGCTGATCCACGAGGACGGCGAGCACCACGACCTCGAGCGCGTCGTCCGCGGACGCGCCCTCGCCGAGCCAGGTGAGCAGCCGGCGCGCGGCCCGCAGGCGCTCGCGGAGGGGCGCACCGCCTCGCACGCCACGGTCCCAGAGCCGGAATGCGCCCCAGTCGAGCAGCAGGGCCAGGGCGCGCCACCCCGCAGGCTCGCGCAGCGCCAGGGCGACCTCGGCGAGGAGGCGCGTGCCCGATAGGGCCGGATACGCGCGCCCGTCGAGCGCCAGCCGCAGCGCGCGCCGGCCCCGCGCGTCGAGGGTGAAGCCCAGGCGCGCCACGTAGCGCGCGGCGCGAAAGATGCGCGTGGGATCCTCCACGAAGGACAGCGGCTGGAGGGGAGCCAGGCGGCGCCGGTCGAGGTCCCGCTGACCGCCCACCACGTCGACGAGGCGGCCGAACGCCCCGGGCGTGAGGGCCACCGCCATGGCGTTGATGGTGAAGTCTCGGCGCAGGAGATCGTCCGCAAGGGGCGCGCCCTCGATGCTCGGGAGGGCACCAGGCGCCGTGTAGCGCTCGCGCCGGGCCGTCGCGACATCCACCCGCGGCAGGGCCGCGCCGTCCACGGTGCGCCCGTTCTCCACCGAGGCGGTACCGAAGGCGCGATGGATGGTCACCTGCCCGCGCACCTCGTCGGCGAGGCGCCTCGCGAACGCGGGCCCATCGCCCTCGACGACGAGGTCGACGTCCAGCGGGCCCGCGTCGCGCAGCAGATCGCGCACGAGGCCGCCCGCCGCCCACACCGCCATACCCATGGCCTCACCGAGCTTGCCGGCCAGTCGCAGCAGCCAGGCGATCGTCTCACGCGCGGGATCGCCGGGCTGCTCGAGCCGCGGCGCCACCGACAGCGCGGGCCGCGCCCAGCCGGGGGCGCGCCCGTCGATCACCCCCACGATGCGGCCGCGCTCGCGCACGAGCGCCAGCGGAACGCCGTCCCGCACGAGGCGGCGCACGGCGATCTCCGACGTGTCCGCGGCGACCACCGGCAGGTCCTGCCAGGCGAGCGCGGCCGCGTCGACGCCGCCCAGCCCCCAGCGCGCCGCGCGCGCCAGCTCCGCCTGGCGCACCGCCGCGCGCGGGCCGACCAATAGCACGGTGGCGCCGGCGCGCTCCAGCGCGGCCAGCCCCGCGGCGACGCGCGTCCCCCGCCGGACGGCGAGCACACGCCGATCCATGAGCCCCGCCGCGTGGGGATCAGCCTGCGGATACGCGTGCCCGGCACGGGCCACGGGTCGCTAGCTCCGGACGCGCGCGGCGGCGCGCGCGCGTGGGTGAAATTTCCGGTACATGTCGCGCACGACGGTCGACGGCAGGTGCGTGTAGATCTGCGTCGTCGAGATGTCGGCGTGGCCGAGCATCGCCTGCAC carries:
- a CDS encoding CTP synthase, which encodes MTPKFVFVTGGVISSLGKGLAAASIGSLLEARGFRVTLLKLDPYINVDAGTMSPYQHGEVFVTDDGGETDLDLGHYERFTSARMTRDNNMTTGKIYGTVIERERRGDYLGRTVQVIPHITDQIKASIRKVSAGVDVVIVEVGGTVGDIEGLPFLEAIRQFKKDVGKEHVIYVHLTLVPFIQAASELKTKATQHSVKELRAIGIQPDVLLCRTDKEHPLTPSIKSKIALFCDVEEEAVVAARDVDTIYEVPLAFHEQGLDESVLRLLGLPQRASDLARWEEIVRRIKSPRHHVRIGVVGKYIEVKDSYKSLYEALTHGGIAHEAAVEVVWLDAERLEREGVVGHVAGLDGILVPGGFGDRGIEGKIQAIRYAREERVPYFGICLGMQCAVIEYARHVCGLAGANSTEFDPRPAHNIIDLLPEQRGITDKGGTMRLGLYPITLAEGSVASRVFGAGAIQERHRHRYEVNNDYLQQLEKNGLRISGVWPAKGLVEVVELPEHPWFVAGQFHPEFRSRPWDPHPLFAAFIRAALDHQGKG